A genomic region of Desulfonatronum thiodismutans contains the following coding sequences:
- a CDS encoding YbaB/EbfC family nucleoid-associated protein, protein MKGMGDLVRQAQVMQNKISKLQEEVGRRTVEAAAGGGMVTVTANGAQEILAIKIDPAVVNPEDVDMLQDLVLAAVNEAMKKAGDMMKDEMAQVTGGIKIPGMF, encoded by the coding sequence ATGAAAGGAATGGGCGACCTGGTCCGCCAGGCGCAGGTGATGCAGAACAAAATCTCCAAACTGCAAGAGGAAGTGGGCCGCAGGACCGTCGAGGCGGCCGCCGGCGGCGGAATGGTCACGGTCACGGCCAACGGGGCTCAGGAAATCCTGGCCATCAAGATCGACCCGGCCGTGGTCAACCCCGAGGACGTGGACATGTTGCAGGACCTGGTTCTGGCCGCGGTGAACGAGGCCATGAAAAAGGCCGGCGACATGATGAAGGACGAGATGGCCCAGGTGACCGGCGGAATCAAGATCCCCGGAATGTTCTAG
- the recR gene encoding recombination mediator RecR has product MRELPQTLREVVGQLAALPGLGPKSALRVALILLKWPKERTADLGRSILELRDKLCLCGSCAGISDQDPCSICSDPGRSSEQLCLVAEWDSMLIMEQSGGYRGKYLVLGGLLSPLDGVKPESLEMGRLRERLSENQVRELILALGTTLESESTGSYVKNLVERDFPGVQVTRLAQGIPLGTDLKFIDKETLRQSITYRQTL; this is encoded by the coding sequence GTGCGGGAGTTGCCCCAGACCTTGCGGGAAGTGGTGGGCCAGTTGGCCGCGTTGCCGGGACTCGGTCCGAAATCAGCGCTCAGGGTGGCTCTGATCTTGCTGAAATGGCCTAAGGAACGAACAGCCGACCTAGGCCGGAGCATTCTGGAGTTGCGGGACAAGCTCTGCTTGTGCGGCTCCTGTGCCGGTATTTCGGACCAGGACCCCTGTTCGATCTGTTCCGACCCCGGCCGGTCCTCCGAGCAGCTCTGCCTTGTGGCCGAGTGGGATTCCATGCTGATAATGGAGCAGTCCGGTGGGTATCGAGGCAAGTACCTCGTCCTGGGAGGGCTCTTGTCGCCCTTGGACGGCGTGAAGCCGGAAAGCCTGGAAATGGGTCGCCTCCGCGAACGATTGTCCGAGAATCAAGTTCGGGAACTGATCCTGGCCCTGGGCACGACCCTGGAATCCGAATCCACGGGTTCCTACGTCAAAAACCTCGTTGAACGAGACTTTCCCGGCGTTCAGGTGACCCGCTTGGCCCAGGGCATCCCACTGGGCACGGACTTGAAGTTCATCGACAAGGAAACCTTGCGCCAATCCATTACCTACCGCCAAACGCTATAG